Proteins encoded in a region of the Chelonoidis abingdonii isolate Lonesome George chromosome 2, CheloAbing_2.0, whole genome shotgun sequence genome:
- the MYL7 gene encoding myosin regulatory light chain 2, atrial isoform codes for MASRKAGTRSKAAAKRAQRGSSNVFSMFEQSQIQEFKEAFSCIDQNRDGIITKSDLKETYSQLGKLNMKDEELDEMLKEGKGPINFTVFLALFGEKLNGTDPEESILNAFKLFDPNGTGHVNKDKFKQLLLTQADKFTPEEVEQMFAVTPIDVAGNIDYKSLCYIITHGDEKED; via the exons ATG GCCAGCCGGAAAGCTGGGACCCGAAGCAAAGCTGCTGCCAAGCGCGCCCAGAGGGGCTCCTCCAACGTGTTCTCCATGTTCGAGCAGTCTCAGATCCAGGAGTTCAAGGAG GCATTCAGCTGCATCGACCAGAACCGTGACGGCATtattacaaaatcagacctgAAGGAGACCTATTCCCAGCTTG GGAAATTGAACATGAAGGATGAGGAGCTGGATGAGATGCTGAAGGAGGGGAAGGGCCCCATCAACTTCACCGTCTTCCTTGCACTCTTCGGGGAGAAGCTGAATG gcaCCGACCCAGAGGAATCCATCCTCAACGCTTTCAAACTCTTCGACCCCAATGGAACCGGCCACGTGAACAAGGACAA gtTTAAGCAACTCCTGCTGACCCAGGCAGACAAGTTCACCCCGGAGGAG GTGGAGCAGATGTTCGCGGTGACACCCATCGACGTGGCAGGAAACATCGATTACAAATCCCTCTGTTACATCATCACCCACGGCGACGAGAAGGAGGACTGA
- the LOC116815254 gene encoding antimicrobial peptide NK-lysin-like: MASILVLPLLFTVATAFASQDLVPTRCLQGPKFWCQDVATAVECQRKQYCTSLWADVPLWDQLEEEDEARPPNKKCMLCTQIVGKLKDMVGDDPDEDAINKALNSVCRSVGRRQAQTCKSLLKKYKDQLTEGLQNGDEAGDICTSIRFCKEPPEFSN; this comes from the exons ATGGCTTCAATACTTGTCCTCCCATTGCTCTTCACTGTGGCCACAG CGTTTGCCAGCCAAGATTTGGTTCCCACCCGATGTTTGCAAGGACCCAAGTTCTGGTGCCAGGATGTGGCCACGGCCGTGGAATGCCAGAGAAAGCAGTACTGCACAAGCCTCTGGGCTGACGTTCCTCTG TGGGatcagctggaggaggaagatgaggctCGGCCCCCTAACAAGAAGTGCATGCTCTGCACCCAGATTGTGGGGAAACTCAAGGACATGGTTGGCGATGACCCCGACGAG GATGCTATCAACAAGGCCCTGAACTCCGTGTGCAGATCTGTGGGCAGACGCCAGGCCCAGACTTGCAAATCGTTGTTGAAAAAGTACAAAGATCAGCTCACAGAGGGACTGCAGAATGGTGATGAGGCCGGAGACATCTGCACCAGCATCAGATTCTGCAAGGAGCCCCCAG AGTTCTCCAACTGA